The Thermococcus sp. genome contains a region encoding:
- a CDS encoding DUF996 domain-containing protein, whose product MVVSVEVDVSSERNLGLIGSILALAAGFFGAVPYIGVFGSILSLVGFVLILIALKGVGDKAGDGRPFRYYLYGFIVAVGGIVLAVIIVLAGVLALHPSSGEGVVFHGSHPIGIGESTSVVYDLDQGTQSSTVLGLIVIVAIAVIVVFILAAYFQKKAWEAMYDITGVKEFADTAKWLWWGALTLIILVGAILLLISAIYQILAFSNMPEKLRPGEGSTETGMDEVIF is encoded by the coding sequence ATGGTGGTATCAGTGGAGGTTGACGTGAGTAGTGAAAGGAACCTTGGTCTAATAGGTTCCATACTAGCACTTGCGGCGGGATTTTTCGGTGCTGTGCCGTACATAGGGGTTTTTGGAAGCATCCTCTCTCTGGTGGGCTTTGTACTCATACTGATAGCTCTCAAAGGAGTTGGGGACAAGGCGGGAGACGGCAGACCGTTCAGGTACTATCTCTACGGATTCATAGTTGCAGTGGGCGGTATTGTGCTCGCCGTTATCATCGTGCTGGCCGGTGTCTTAGCCCTTCACCCGAGCTCAGGGGAGGGAGTTGTTTTCCATGGGTCCCATCCTATAGGGATAGGGGAGTCAACATCTGTGGTCTACGATCTGGATCAGGGGACTCAAAGCTCCACTGTGCTGGGTCTGATCGTCATCGTGGCCATCGCCGTTATTGTCGTCTTCATCCTGGCGGCCTACTTCCAGAAAAAAGCGTGGGAGGCCATGTACGACATAACCGGTGTCAAAGAATTCGCGGACACTGCAAAATGGCTCTGGTGGGGGGCGTTGACCTTGATAATCCTGGTGGGCGCGATTCTACTCTTGATCTCCGCGATCTACCAGATACTGGCGTTTTCGAACATGCCTGAAAAGTTGAGGCCGGGAGAGGGCTCCACTGAAACGGGGATGGATGA
- the nuoI gene encoding NADH-quinone oxidoreductase subunit NuoI produces the protein MESVKKPRVRIVGEEKVRLKKSFVKPWLGIKYLFKKPVTIKIPFEKIEPAPKYRGFHTLDWKKCIGCNFCGQICPARAIEMTWIEIDGKIEKRPHPKVDYGRCTFCQFCVDVCPTGALGHVENCYLTTSGMEEDLELYDWVPIDPKKVQELNEKFGDYRFPVERITFNKETKETTYYLRDGTEFRFKVIGYGLKPPAAARPKPAAKPAQKSAESSKKDEGSKTEKGKG, from the coding sequence ATGGAGAGCGTTAAAAAACCCCGAGTTAGGATCGTCGGCGAGGAGAAGGTCAGGCTCAAGAAGTCATTCGTCAAACCATGGTTGGGCATCAAGTACCTCTTCAAAAAGCCGGTCACGATAAAGATACCCTTCGAGAAGATAGAGCCGGCACCCAAGTACAGGGGGTTCCACACTCTCGACTGGAAGAAGTGCATAGGCTGTAACTTCTGCGGTCAGATATGCCCGGCCAGGGCAATAGAGATGACTTGGATAGAGATCGATGGAAAAATTGAGAAGAGACCGCATCCAAAGGTGGACTACGGCAGGTGTACCTTCTGCCAGTTCTGTGTGGATGTGTGTCCCACAGGGGCGCTCGGGCACGTGGAGAACTGCTACCTGACCACCTCGGGGATGGAGGAAGACCTGGAGCTGTACGACTGGGTTCCCATCGATCCCAAGAAGGTTCAGGAGCTCAACGAGAAGTTCGGGGACTACCGCTTCCCCGTGGAGAGGATCACATTCAACAAAGAGACCAAGGAAACCACGTACTACCTGAGGGACGGAACAGAGTTCAGGTTCAAGGTAATTGGCTACGGCCTTAAGCCCCCTGCCGCGGCGAGACCTAAACCTGCCGCAAAACCTGCTCAGAAATCCGCAGAGTCAAGCAAGAAGGACGAGGGCTCAAAGACCGAGAAAGGGAAGGGGTAA
- a CDS encoding NADH-quinone oxidoreductase subunit D has product MADLEVPKELREEAKGHDMYLHPIDKSTYELFFGPQHMATENFSIILKMDGNRIEKAIVNPGFLHRGFEKLAEGRPYFTNIALLLRICVPESDVPENIYSMAVDEIVGWEVPDRAQWIRTMVLEMARMSAWMFWVLGFGNEIGLYTAGQWAAAYRERFMRLFEELTGGRVYHIYTVPGGVRRDIPGDRWLRQLRDTVEYLKGKLKDFDEILFDNYITIERTEGVGVMNKKFALRHAVTGPNLRAVGVPYDVRKDDPYYLYPELDFEIPVLKEGDSLARVLVRRYEIEQDLYILEQLLDMGPPSGPYMVQDPRLKALPRFKPPKGDAYAHVESTKGDFGAYVVSDGTHKPYRVHVRGPSQSHGVTVLEELLKGARLADVPVILKTLDNCPPDIDR; this is encoded by the coding sequence ATGGCCGATTTGGAAGTACCGAAGGAACTTAGGGAAGAAGCAAAGGGGCACGACATGTACCTGCATCCGATAGACAAGAGCACCTACGAACTGTTCTTTGGACCGCAGCACATGGCCACCGAGAACTTCAGCATAATCCTGAAGATGGACGGCAACAGGATAGAGAAGGCGATAGTCAATCCGGGTTTTCTGCACAGGGGCTTTGAGAAGCTGGCCGAGGGCAGGCCATACTTCACGAATATAGCCCTGCTCCTCCGTATATGCGTCCCCGAGAGTGACGTTCCGGAAAACATCTACTCAATGGCAGTCGATGAGATAGTCGGCTGGGAGGTTCCAGACAGGGCCCAGTGGATAAGGACGATGGTCCTTGAGATGGCGAGGATGAGCGCATGGATGTTCTGGGTACTGGGCTTTGGAAACGAGATAGGCCTCTACACGGCCGGTCAGTGGGCGGCTGCCTACCGTGAGAGGTTCATGCGCCTCTTTGAAGAGCTCACCGGTGGCAGGGTTTACCACATCTACACCGTCCCCGGTGGCGTCAGGAGGGACATACCCGGGGACAGGTGGCTCCGTCAGCTCCGCGACACCGTCGAGTACCTCAAGGGCAAGCTCAAGGACTTTGACGAGATTCTCTTCGACAACTACATCACGATAGAGAGGACCGAGGGAGTAGGCGTCATGAACAAGAAGTTTGCGCTGAGGCATGCGGTCACCGGGCCGAACCTTCGCGCGGTCGGTGTTCCCTACGACGTCAGAAAGGACGACCCCTACTATCTCTACCCTGAGCTTGACTTCGAGATTCCGGTCTTGAAGGAGGGCGACAGTCTCGCGAGGGTCCTTGTGAGAAGGTACGAGATTGAGCAGGACCTTTACATACTCGAACAGCTCCTCGATATGGGGCCGCCAAGCGGACCTTATATGGTACAGGATCCAAGGCTCAAGGCACTACCGAGGTTCAAACCGCCGAAGGGAGACGCCTACGCACACGTCGAGAGCACTAAGGGTGACTTTGGTGCTTACGTAGTCAGCGACGGAACCCACAAGCCCTACCGCGTCCACGTTCGCGGACCGAGCCAGAGCCACGGCGTTACCGTGCTCGAGGAACTGCTTAAGGGAGCACGCCTCGCGGACGTGCCGGTCATCCTGAAGACCCTTGACAACTGCCCGCCGGACATAGACAGGTGA
- a CDS encoding NADH-quinone oxidoreductase subunit C encodes MDMNEKPKVEEKVANTEETKPEIPETKEGRLVEEILREAPYAEGNVRRERRVEFKVPSERIKEFLETAQKKFEMLIQITVVDWLKEGEFEVIYHLWSVDESIHAAVRTRIPREDPRLPTVMDIWPVAETYEREGHEFFGVMYEGNPRLGPFILEPREYEKHPFRKDFNMLGYVKGIYGEDFDRYDESKTNYVI; translated from the coding sequence ATGGATATGAACGAGAAACCCAAGGTCGAAGAGAAAGTCGCGAACACCGAGGAGACCAAGCCTGAAATTCCCGAGACCAAAGAGGGGAGGCTCGTTGAGGAAATACTGAGAGAAGCGCCTTACGCCGAAGGAAACGTCAGGCGCGAGCGGCGCGTTGAGTTCAAGGTTCCCTCAGAAAGGATAAAAGAATTCCTTGAGACCGCCCAGAAAAAGTTTGAGATGCTCATACAGATAACCGTCGTGGACTGGCTCAAGGAGGGGGAGTTTGAGGTGATCTACCATCTCTGGAGCGTGGATGAGAGCATTCATGCTGCGGTAAGGACTAGGATTCCACGTGAGGACCCCAGACTCCCGACGGTCATGGATATATGGCCCGTGGCGGAGACTTACGAGCGCGAAGGTCATGAGTTCTTCGGAGTTATGTACGAGGGCAACCCAAGGCTCGGGCCGTTCATCCTTGAACCGAGGGAATACGAGAAGCACCCCTTCAGGAAGGACTTCAACATGCTTGGGTACGTGAAGGGGATATACGGCGAGGACTTCGACAGGTACGATGAGAGCAAGACCAACTACGTGATATGA
- a CDS encoding NADH-quinone oxidoreductase subunit B family protein, which yields MSEKKNDDFISYELQEFKLFEPLFRWARKKSLWIVAFCTGCGGIEMPPLATARYDFERFGVMPNPAPRMGDLFLITGYVTPKTLKRIIITYELMQDPKYIMIHGSCPINGGVYWDSYNVVKQFDRYLPVDVAIAGCMPRAEAVMDGIMEIMRKIDEGTADGWKRYRENYEYYRKNQDELFGEDWREKEARRWLAWI from the coding sequence ATGAGCGAGAAGAAAAATGACGATTTCATAAGCTACGAGCTCCAGGAGTTCAAACTCTTCGAGCCCCTGTTTCGATGGGCCAGAAAGAAGAGCCTCTGGATAGTGGCGTTCTGTACGGGGTGCGGCGGTATCGAGATGCCACCCCTTGCCACAGCCAGATATGACTTCGAGCGCTTTGGAGTAATGCCCAACCCTGCGCCGAGGATGGGTGACCTCTTCCTCATCACAGGCTACGTCACCCCGAAGACCCTCAAGAGGATCATCATAACCTACGAGCTGATGCAGGACCCGAAGTACATCATGATACACGGATCATGCCCGATAAACGGCGGCGTTTACTGGGACTCCTATAACGTGGTGAAGCAGTTCGACAGATACCTGCCGGTTGATGTTGCCATAGCGGGCTGCATGCCGAGGGCCGAAGCCGTTATGGACGGGATAATGGAGATAATGCGCAAGATAGATGAGGGAACCGCTGACGGATGGAAGAGGTACCGGGAGAACTACGAGTACTACAGGAAGAACCAGGATGAGCTTTTTGGTGAAGACTGGCGTGAGAAAGAAGCGAGGAGGTGGCTGGCATGGATATGA
- a CDS encoding respiratory chain complex I subunit 1 family protein produces MNFDVRLVLEVIGMLLYATFMGFIFMGIERKAMARIQRRVGPPIYQPIIDTLKLLGKKESISHGFIYDFGPIFALGASITALLFLPLANFQLFSSNADLIVVAYLLEVPMLGIMLGAMSSGNPYSALGVQRGLLTMVAMQLPYGLAIIAIVQHFGTFKLGEIVALQQIHGWSILVPALLLAMIVFDIVFQAMIGLEPFDIITAPAEISMGPMLEYGGKQAAILFTQHAVQLFAETAFFAILFLGGASNLLELLIKQIAVLFIAIFVASIYPRFTIDQAAKFFWKWPTIIGIIAVLLTV; encoded by the coding sequence ATGAACTTCGACGTCAGGCTAGTCCTTGAAGTTATCGGAATGCTGCTCTACGCCACCTTCATGGGCTTCATATTTATGGGAATCGAGAGAAAGGCGATGGCGAGGATACAGAGAAGGGTCGGTCCGCCGATATACCAGCCGATTATAGACACCCTCAAACTGCTTGGAAAAAAGGAGAGCATCAGCCACGGCTTCATCTACGACTTCGGTCCGATATTTGCCCTCGGCGCCAGCATAACCGCGTTGCTCTTCCTTCCCCTGGCAAACTTCCAACTCTTCAGCAGCAACGCGGACCTCATAGTCGTCGCGTACCTCCTTGAGGTGCCGATGCTCGGTATAATGCTCGGTGCCATGAGCTCTGGAAACCCGTACTCGGCTCTCGGTGTTCAGCGTGGCCTCCTCACAATGGTTGCCATGCAACTCCCCTACGGCCTTGCGATAATCGCCATCGTCCAGCACTTCGGAACGTTCAAGTTGGGCGAGATAGTGGCCCTTCAGCAGATCCACGGATGGAGTATCCTGGTTCCTGCACTCCTGCTGGCGATGATAGTCTTTGACATAGTCTTCCAAGCGATGATCGGGCTGGAACCCTTCGACATCATAACCGCCCCAGCGGAAATCTCTATGGGTCCAATGCTTGAGTACGGCGGCAAACAGGCGGCGATACTCTTCACCCAGCACGCGGTTCAGCTCTTCGCTGAGACGGCGTTCTTCGCCATACTGTTCCTCGGCGGAGCGAGCAACCTCCTTGAGTTGCTCATCAAGCAGATAGCGGTGCTGTTCATTGCGATATTCGTGGCCAGTATCTACCCGAGGTTCACCATCGACCAGGCTGCGAAGTTCTTCTGGAAGTGGCCGACGATAATCGGAATAATAGCCGTGTTGCTGACGGTGTGA